A single Xylanimonas cellulosilytica DSM 15894 DNA region contains:
- the ruvC gene encoding crossover junction endodeoxyribonuclease RuvC — protein sequence MRVLGVDPGLTRCGVGVVDSLPGRRAQLVSVGVIRSDPAASVDLRLLTVARELDEWLDAHVPDVVAVERVFAQHNVGTVMGTAQVAGLAMVAAARRGVPVALHTPSEVKAAVTGSGRAGKEQVQRMVQSLLGLAEPPRPADAADALALAITHLWRPAGALQGGERNELTPAQRAWAAAEQAARRAPARAPARAPRRASR from the coding sequence GTGCGCGTCCTCGGAGTCGACCCAGGCCTGACCCGGTGCGGTGTCGGCGTCGTCGACTCCCTGCCGGGGCGTCGCGCGCAGCTCGTCTCCGTCGGCGTGATCCGTTCGGACCCTGCCGCGAGCGTCGACCTGCGCCTGCTGACGGTGGCGCGAGAGCTCGACGAGTGGCTCGACGCGCACGTCCCGGACGTGGTCGCCGTCGAGCGCGTGTTCGCGCAGCACAACGTCGGCACCGTCATGGGCACCGCGCAGGTCGCGGGCCTGGCGATGGTCGCGGCGGCGCGCCGTGGCGTGCCGGTCGCGCTGCACACGCCGTCGGAGGTCAAGGCCGCCGTGACCGGCTCGGGCCGTGCGGGCAAGGAACAGGTGCAGCGCATGGTGCAGAGCCTGCTCGGCCTGGCCGAGCCACCCAGGCCCGCCGACGCGGCCGACGCGCTCGCGCTGGCGATCACGCACCTGTGGCGGCCCGCGGGCGCCCTCCAGGGCGGGGAGCGCAACGAGCTCACCCCGGCGCAGCGTGCGTGGGCGGCCGCGGAGCAGGCGGCCCGCCGCGCGCCGGCCCGTGCGCCCGCCCGCGCGCCCCGCCGGGCGTCGCGATAG
- the pdxT gene encoding pyridoxal 5'-phosphate synthase glutaminase subunit PdxT produces MTSTPTIGVLALQGDVREHVHALERAGARPVPVRRRSELDAVDGLVLPGGESTTIDKLLRIFDLAEPLRTAVGQGLPVYGSCAGMILLADRIESGIDGQQTIGGMDVLVRRNAFGRQVDSFEADLDVAGISDQPGGSPVRTVFIRAPWIEEAGPGVEVLARIPSRSTDGNPVQVGAGKIVAARQGRLLATSFHPEITGDARVHALFVSTVRAS; encoded by the coding sequence GTGACATCCACTCCCACCATCGGTGTCCTCGCGCTGCAGGGCGACGTGCGCGAGCACGTCCACGCCCTCGAGCGTGCGGGCGCACGCCCCGTGCCCGTCCGCCGGCGCAGCGAGCTCGACGCCGTCGACGGCCTGGTCCTGCCCGGCGGCGAGTCCACGACGATCGACAAGCTGCTGCGCATCTTCGACCTGGCCGAGCCGCTGCGCACGGCCGTGGGGCAGGGCCTGCCGGTGTACGGGTCGTGCGCCGGGATGATCCTGCTCGCCGACCGCATCGAGTCCGGTATCGACGGACAGCAGACCATCGGCGGCATGGATGTGCTGGTGCGGCGCAACGCGTTCGGTCGGCAGGTCGACTCGTTCGAGGCGGACCTCGACGTCGCCGGCATCTCCGACCAGCCCGGCGGGAGCCCGGTGCGCACGGTGTTCATCCGGGCACCGTGGATCGAGGAGGCGGGCCCGGGCGTCGAGGTCCTGGCGCGCATCCCCTCCCGTTCCACGGACGGAAACCCGGTGCAGGTCGGCGCCGGTAAGATCGTCGCAGCACGTCAAGGGCGGCTGCTGGCGACCTCGTTCCACCCCGAGATCACGGGTGACGCGCGTGTTCACGCGCTGTTCGTCAGCACGGTCCGCGCCAGCTAA
- the secD gene encoding protein translocase subunit SecD: protein MKLANPSTRRSRPVRTLVVFAVLTMLLPLAGLVAGTFIDGRSAENPDGAGFAPGLALDLEGGTQIILTPTATDGSQITDATVSEAINVIRQRIDANGVTEAEITSQGGQNIVVGIPGKPDEATIALVSQSAQMRFRPVLTIDYGFPLPEDESEAADDETADDATADDAAEESEAPVIENPSDLAQITDEIQQQFDDLDCTAEGALVGRGGDDPDAPLVTCSTDGLFKYILGPVEVEGTHIKQATSGLMPGPNNTVTNEWGVSLTLDSVGAEQFAVTSQRLYDFGDGNPQNQFAIVLDGNVVSAPGINTPIRDGRAQISGSFTRESAATLANQLSFGALPIQFEVQSQQEISATLGSEQLQKGIIAGLIGLVLVVVYSLFQYRTLGLLTVASLVVAGVITYVTIALLSWGMGYRLSLPGVAGLIVAIGFTADSFIVYFERIRDELRNGRTLHFAVQHGWQRARRTIYAAKAVNLISAVILYFLAVGGVQGFAFTLGLTTVIDVMVVVWFTHPVMELLAKVRFFRDGHIASGLNRGRLALTAAKPRYAGAGRVAMPASVSEEAAAEVASQVDAGVDAGTGPVAGEPALVGAVGRSSLPAPATDETGRRLTIAERRAAERRAAAGTTGSGTAENEEGR from the coding sequence ATGAAGTTGGCCAACCCCAGCACGCGACGATCGCGGCCGGTCCGCACGCTCGTCGTCTTTGCGGTCCTGACGATGCTGCTGCCGCTCGCGGGCCTCGTCGCCGGTACGTTCATCGACGGACGTAGTGCCGAGAACCCTGACGGTGCGGGCTTCGCCCCGGGTCTCGCGCTCGACCTCGAGGGCGGCACCCAGATCATCCTGACGCCGACGGCGACGGACGGCTCCCAGATCACGGACGCCACGGTCTCCGAGGCGATCAACGTCATCCGCCAGCGCATCGACGCGAATGGCGTGACCGAGGCCGAGATCACCAGCCAGGGCGGCCAGAACATCGTGGTCGGCATCCCCGGCAAGCCGGACGAGGCCACGATCGCCCTGGTCAGCCAGTCGGCGCAGATGCGTTTCAGGCCCGTGCTGACGATCGACTACGGCTTCCCGCTGCCGGAGGACGAGAGCGAGGCGGCCGACGACGAGACGGCCGACGACGCCACCGCCGACGACGCCGCGGAGGAGTCCGAGGCGCCGGTCATCGAGAACCCGAGCGACCTGGCCCAGATCACCGACGAGATCCAGCAGCAGTTCGACGACCTCGACTGCACCGCCGAGGGCGCCCTGGTGGGCCGCGGCGGGGACGACCCGGACGCCCCGCTCGTCACGTGCTCCACCGACGGCCTGTTCAAATACATCCTGGGGCCCGTCGAGGTCGAGGGCACGCACATCAAGCAGGCGACGTCGGGCCTGATGCCGGGGCCGAACAACACGGTCACCAACGAGTGGGGCGTCTCGCTGACCCTCGACTCGGTGGGCGCCGAGCAGTTCGCGGTGACCTCGCAGCGCCTGTACGACTTCGGTGACGGCAACCCGCAGAACCAGTTCGCGATCGTGCTGGACGGCAACGTGGTCTCGGCCCCGGGCATCAACACGCCCATCCGGGACGGCCGCGCGCAGATCTCCGGCTCGTTCACGCGCGAGTCCGCGGCCACGCTGGCCAACCAGCTCAGCTTCGGTGCGCTGCCCATCCAGTTCGAGGTGCAGAGCCAGCAGGAGATCTCGGCGACCCTCGGTTCCGAGCAGCTCCAGAAGGGCATCATCGCCGGCCTCATCGGCCTGGTGCTCGTGGTGGTCTACTCGCTGTTCCAGTACCGCACGCTCGGCCTGCTGACCGTGGCCTCGCTGGTCGTGGCGGGCGTGATCACGTACGTCACGATCGCGTTGCTGAGCTGGGGGATGGGCTACCGCCTCTCGCTGCCCGGCGTGGCGGGTCTGATCGTGGCCATCGGCTTCACGGCGGACTCGTTCATCGTGTACTTCGAACGAATCCGTGACGAGCTGCGCAACGGTCGCACCCTGCACTTCGCCGTGCAGCACGGCTGGCAGCGTGCCCGCCGCACCATCTACGCGGCCAAGGCCGTCAACCTCATCTCCGCGGTCATCCTGTACTTCCTCGCCGTCGGCGGCGTGCAGGGCTTCGCGTTCACGCTCGGCCTGACGACGGTGATCGACGTCATGGTGGTCGTGTGGTTCACCCACCCCGTCATGGAGCTGCTCGCCAAGGTGCGGTTCTTCCGCGACGGCCACATCGCCTCGGGCCTCAACCGCGGGCGCCTGGCGCTGACCGCGGCGAAGCCCCGCTACGCCGGTGCCGGCCGTGTGGCCATGCCGGCGAGCGTCTCCGAGGAGGCGGCCGCCGAGGTCGCGTCCCAGGTCGACGCCGGGGTGGATGCCGGGACGGGCCCGGTCGCCGGCGAGCCCGCGCTCGTCGGCGCGGTGGGGCGCTCGTCGCTGCCCGCTCCCGCGACGGACGAGACCGGCCGCCGCCTGACCATCGCCGAACGTCGTGCCGCGGAGCGAAGAGCTGCCGCAGGGACGACCGGGTCGGGCACCGCCGAGAACGAGGAGGGCCGCTGA
- the secF gene encoding protein translocase subunit SecF has translation MAGFSFAAWGNDLYTGRRSYPIVAQRKRWFTVAVALAVASIAILGIKGLSLGIDFRGGTEISVENVSTTTQGPAIDAVRAVVPGDEPRVASLGANALRIQTTTLTPEEVADVTALLVEAYGIDAATDISVSTVGPTWGQGVSLRALWGVVVFVLAAAAFMAVYFRAWRMSVAAIVSMLFDLLLSAGVYALIGWEVTPSTIIGFLTILGFSLYDKMVVFDKVRENAEGVLDQRRTTYGERANLAVNQTLVRSINTSVVALLPVAGILFVGALLLGAGTLRDLSLSLFVGIAVGAASSLFLATPLDVALREREPKIKAHTAAVLAARAGTAADAGVDEELAVAGVVTQLRPGQHLGQGAQPRKKR, from the coding sequence ATGGCCGGGTTCAGCTTCGCCGCATGGGGCAACGACCTGTACACGGGTCGTCGCTCGTACCCGATCGTCGCGCAGCGCAAGCGGTGGTTCACCGTCGCCGTCGCGCTGGCGGTCGCCTCGATCGCCATCCTCGGTATCAAGGGCCTGTCCCTGGGCATCGACTTCCGTGGTGGCACCGAGATCTCCGTCGAGAACGTCTCGACCACCACGCAGGGGCCGGCCATCGACGCCGTCCGCGCCGTCGTGCCGGGTGACGAGCCCCGCGTCGCGTCCCTGGGCGCGAACGCGCTGCGCATCCAGACCACCACGCTGACCCCGGAAGAGGTCGCCGACGTGACCGCCCTGCTGGTCGAGGCGTACGGCATCGACGCGGCCACGGACATCAGCGTGTCGACGGTCGGCCCGACGTGGGGCCAGGGCGTCTCGCTGCGGGCCCTGTGGGGCGTCGTGGTGTTCGTCCTGGCGGCGGCCGCGTTCATGGCCGTGTACTTCCGCGCCTGGCGGATGTCGGTCGCCGCGATCGTCTCGATGCTGTTCGACCTGCTCCTGTCCGCCGGCGTGTACGCGCTGATCGGGTGGGAGGTCACGCCGTCGACCATCATCGGCTTCCTGACCATCCTGGGCTTCTCGCTCTACGACAAGATGGTCGTGTTCGACAAGGTCCGTGAGAACGCCGAGGGAGTCCTGGACCAGCGCCGCACCACCTACGGCGAGCGCGCGAACCTGGCCGTCAACCAGACGCTGGTCCGCTCCATCAACACCTCGGTGGTGGCGCTGCTGCCCGTCGCCGGCATCCTCTTCGTGGGGGCGCTGCTGCTGGGTGCGGGCACGCTGCGCGACCTGTCCCTGTCCCTGTTCGTCGGTATCGCGGTCGGTGCCGCGTCATCGCTGTTCCTCGCGACGCCGCTCGACGTGGCGCTGCGTGAGCGGGAGCCGAAGATCAAGGCGCACACGGCCGCGGTCCTCGCGGCGCGCGCCGGGACGGCTGCCGACGCGGGCGTCGACGAGGAGCTCGCCGTCGCGGGCGTCGTCACCCAGCTGCGCCCCGGACAGCACCTGGGCCAGGGCGCCCAGCCCCGCAAGAAGCGCTGA
- a CDS encoding adenine phosphoribosyltransferase encodes MSDDISVVALSGLGSDRAAEVRALIRDVPGYPHDPIVFRDITPLLADGEALRDVVEAFARLCEGSSDGATGHPVDVVAGMEARGFLLGAPLATRLGVGFVPLRKAGKLPPPVERVSYDLEYGSAAIELRTGTLPAGARVLLVDDVLATGGTAAAAAELVERCGGQVVAAAFLLELGGLGGRERLTGRVVETLLRVDDPASS; translated from the coding sequence ATGTCGGACGACATCTCCGTCGTCGCCCTGTCCGGCCTCGGGTCGGACAGGGCGGCGGAGGTCCGCGCGCTGATCCGCGACGTGCCCGGCTACCCGCACGACCCGATCGTCTTCCGCGACATCACACCGCTGCTCGCCGACGGCGAGGCGCTGCGTGACGTCGTGGAGGCCTTCGCCCGCCTCTGCGAGGGCTCCTCGGACGGCGCCACCGGGCATCCCGTGGACGTCGTGGCGGGCATGGAGGCGCGCGGGTTCCTGCTCGGTGCGCCCCTGGCGACCCGGCTCGGGGTCGGGTTCGTGCCGCTGCGCAAGGCGGGCAAGCTGCCGCCGCCCGTCGAGCGGGTCTCCTACGACCTCGAGTACGGGTCGGCGGCCATCGAGCTGCGCACCGGGACTCTTCCGGCGGGTGCCCGCGTTCTTCTGGTCGACGACGTGCTGGCCACGGGTGGCACCGCAGCGGCGGCGGCCGAGCTCGTGGAGCGGTGCGGTGGCCAGGTGGTGGCCGCGGCGTTCCTGCTGGAGCTCGGCGGCCTGGGCGGCCGGGAGCGTCTGACCGGCAGGGTCGTGGAGACGCTGCTGCGCGTCGACGACCCTGCGTCGTCGTAG
- the yajC gene encoding preprotein translocase subunit YajC encodes MEFIILIVAMLGLMFFMSSRQRKQQKAQQEFRNELAAGQEVMTASGLFGTIVEIDDANDRITLDSAGSRSVWLRAAIAKRVDSPVSDLVTEESVEAGTIAPAEAVDVPDDISGLDTAQREYREKRNKDDEGK; translated from the coding sequence GTGGAATTCATCATTCTCATCGTCGCCATGCTCGGCCTCATGTTCTTCATGTCGTCGCGCCAGCGCAAGCAGCAGAAGGCCCAGCAGGAGTTCCGCAACGAGCTCGCCGCCGGCCAGGAGGTCATGACGGCGTCGGGCCTGTTCGGCACGATCGTCGAGATCGACGACGCCAACGACCGCATCACGCTCGACTCCGCCGGCTCCCGTTCGGTGTGGCTGCGCGCCGCCATCGCCAAGCGCGTCGACAGTCCTGTCAGTGACCTCGTCACCGAGGAGTCGGTCGAGGCGGGTACGATCGCGCCCGCAGAAGCCGTCGACGTCCCTGACGACATCTCCGGTCTCGACACCGCACAGCGCGAGTACCGCGAGAAGCGGAACAAGGACGACGAGGGCAAGTGA
- a CDS encoding YebC/PmpR family DNA-binding transcriptional regulator, giving the protein MSGHSKWATTKHKKAAIDAKRSKLWAKLIKNIEVAARVGGGDPAGNPTLFDAIQKAKKTSVPKENIDRAVKRGSGVGSEAVNYTERLYGGIGVGGIGVLVECLTDNVNRAVAEVRQAFTRNGGKVADDIGSVSRLFARKGLIVVPKSDGVGEDEVMMAALEAGAEEVTDEGDAIEVLCEATDLVAVRTAIQDAGIDYDSADVIFHPDQNLIIPVDVEGARKILRLIDALEDLDDVQNVYANFDASDEVMAELEEED; this is encoded by the coding sequence ATGTCCGGTCACTCCAAGTGGGCCACGACCAAGCACAAGAAGGCTGCGATCGACGCGAAGCGCAGCAAGCTGTGGGCGAAGCTCATCAAGAACATCGAGGTCGCGGCCCGGGTGGGCGGCGGTGACCCGGCCGGCAACCCCACTCTCTTCGACGCCATCCAGAAGGCCAAGAAGACGTCGGTCCCCAAGGAGAACATCGACCGTGCGGTGAAGCGCGGCTCGGGCGTCGGCTCCGAGGCGGTCAACTACACCGAGCGCCTGTACGGCGGCATCGGCGTGGGCGGCATCGGCGTTCTCGTCGAGTGCCTCACCGACAACGTGAACCGCGCCGTCGCCGAGGTGCGCCAGGCGTTCACCCGCAACGGTGGCAAGGTGGCCGACGACATCGGCTCCGTCTCGCGGCTCTTCGCCCGCAAGGGCCTCATCGTCGTCCCCAAGTCCGACGGTGTCGGTGAGGACGAGGTCATGATGGCCGCGCTCGAGGCAGGGGCCGAGGAGGTCACCGACGAGGGCGACGCCATCGAGGTGCTGTGCGAGGCCACCGACCTCGTCGCCGTCCGCACGGCCATCCAGGACGCCGGCATCGACTACGACTCGGCCGACGTCATCTTCCACCCGGACCAGAACCTCATCATCCCGGTCGACGTCGAGGGGGCGCGCAAGATCCTGCGCCTCATCGACGCGCTCGAGGACCTCGACGACGTCCAGAACGTCTACGCGAACTTCGACGCCTCGGACGAGGTCATGGCGGAGCTCGAGGAAGAGGACTGA
- a CDS encoding RelA/SpoT family protein has product MSDEVKAARAEGAVGTSASTPSTGIRSRLVRLGVRGGGGVSPALEPLLQAVRAAHPKSDLAVIERAYTVAEKAHRGQLRKSGDPYITHPVSVATILAELGFEGTTIAAALLHDTVEDTDYSLDQLRTDFGDDAALLVDGVTKLDKVKYGDAAQAETVRKMVVAMAKDIRVLVIKLADRLHNARTWKYVPSSSAERKARETLEIYAPLAHRLGMNTIKWELEDLSFQALYPKVYDEIVHLVAERAPAREEYLSVVREQIQADLRGAKIKATVTGRPKHYYSIYQKMIVRGHDFQDIYDLVGTRVLVDSVRDCYAALGALHARWNPVPGRFKDYIAMPKFNMYQSLHTTVVGPGGKPVEIQIRTHDMHRRAEYGVAAHWKYKEPAKQGKPGATPEEQRTNDMAWLRQLVDWQRETADPSEFLDSLRYEIGGAEVYVFTPKGQVMALPAGSTPVDFAYSVHTEVGHRTMGARVNGRLVPLDSQLQNGDVVDILTSKAESAGPSRDWLSFVKSARARNKIRAWFTKERREEAIEHGRDAITKAMRKQNLPIQRLLSHETLVGLATELRFADVSALYAAVGEGHVSAPHVVELLVKSLGGADGTEEDTAEAAVPGVPTTPRRTRTGDPGIVVRGVEDIWVKLAKCCTPVPGDEIIGFVTRGAGVSVHRADCANVDGLRAQPERIVDVAWSTGSSATFLVQIQVEALDRSRLLSDITRVLSDNHVNILSASVSTTQDRIAMSRYVFEMAEPAHLAQVLSAVRKVDGVFDVYRITGAKAAAAPHLPPL; this is encoded by the coding sequence ATGAGTGACGAGGTCAAGGCCGCGCGCGCCGAGGGCGCGGTCGGTACGAGCGCTTCGACGCCGAGCACCGGCATCCGCAGCCGCCTGGTCCGCCTCGGGGTACGCGGTGGCGGAGGCGTCAGCCCTGCTCTCGAACCGCTGCTCCAGGCGGTGCGCGCCGCTCACCCCAAGTCCGATCTCGCGGTCATCGAGCGGGCGTACACGGTGGCCGAGAAGGCGCACCGGGGCCAGCTCCGCAAGAGCGGCGACCCGTACATCACGCACCCGGTGTCGGTGGCGACGATCCTGGCCGAGCTCGGCTTCGAGGGCACCACGATCGCCGCGGCCCTGCTGCACGACACGGTCGAGGACACCGACTACTCGCTCGACCAGCTCCGCACCGACTTCGGCGACGATGCCGCCCTGCTGGTCGACGGCGTCACCAAGCTCGACAAGGTGAAGTACGGCGACGCCGCCCAGGCCGAGACCGTGCGCAAGATGGTCGTGGCGATGGCCAAGGACATCCGCGTGCTGGTCATCAAGCTCGCCGACCGTCTGCACAACGCGCGCACCTGGAAGTACGTGCCGTCGTCGTCGGCGGAGCGCAAGGCGCGCGAGACGCTCGAGATCTACGCCCCGCTGGCGCACCGCCTGGGCATGAACACCATCAAGTGGGAGCTGGAGGACCTGTCCTTCCAGGCCCTCTACCCCAAGGTGTACGACGAGATCGTGCACCTGGTGGCCGAGCGCGCCCCGGCGCGCGAGGAGTACCTGTCGGTGGTGCGCGAGCAGATCCAGGCCGACCTGCGCGGCGCGAAGATCAAGGCCACCGTCACCGGGCGGCCCAAGCACTACTACTCGATCTACCAGAAGATGATCGTCCGGGGGCACGACTTCCAGGACATCTACGACCTGGTGGGCACGCGCGTCCTGGTGGACTCGGTGCGCGACTGCTATGCGGCGCTCGGCGCCCTGCACGCGCGCTGGAACCCGGTCCCGGGCCGGTTCAAGGACTACATCGCGATGCCCAAGTTCAACATGTACCAGTCGTTGCACACGACGGTCGTGGGGCCGGGCGGCAAGCCCGTCGAGATCCAGATCCGCACGCACGACATGCACCGCCGGGCGGAGTACGGCGTCGCGGCGCACTGGAAGTACAAGGAACCGGCGAAGCAGGGCAAGCCCGGCGCCACCCCCGAGGAGCAGCGCACCAACGACATGGCATGGCTGCGCCAGCTCGTCGACTGGCAGCGGGAGACGGCCGACCCCAGCGAGTTCCTGGACTCGCTGCGCTACGAGATCGGCGGCGCCGAGGTCTACGTGTTCACGCCGAAGGGCCAGGTCATGGCCCTTCCGGCAGGGTCGACGCCGGTGGACTTCGCCTACTCGGTGCACACCGAGGTGGGCCACCGCACCATGGGCGCGCGCGTCAACGGGCGCCTGGTGCCGCTCGACTCGCAGCTCCAGAACGGCGACGTCGTCGACATCCTCACCTCGAAGGCGGAGAGCGCCGGGCCGAGCCGCGACTGGCTGTCCTTCGTGAAGTCCGCGCGGGCGCGCAACAAGATCCGTGCCTGGTTCACCAAGGAGCGCCGCGAGGAGGCCATCGAGCACGGCCGCGACGCCATCACCAAGGCGATGCGCAAGCAGAACCTGCCGATCCAGCGCCTGCTCTCGCACGAGACGCTGGTGGGCCTGGCCACGGAGCTGCGGTTCGCGGACGTCTCCGCGCTGTACGCGGCCGTGGGCGAGGGACACGTGTCCGCGCCGCACGTCGTCGAGCTGCTGGTCAAGTCCCTCGGCGGAGCGGACGGCACCGAGGAGGACACGGCCGAGGCAGCCGTCCCGGGCGTGCCGACGACGCCGCGGCGGACCCGCACCGGTGACCCGGGCATCGTCGTGCGCGGGGTCGAGGACATCTGGGTCAAGCTCGCCAAGTGCTGTACCCCGGTGCCGGGCGACGAGATCATCGGGTTCGTCACGCGCGGCGCCGGCGTCTCGGTGCACCGGGCGGACTGCGCGAACGTCGACGGGCTGCGGGCGCAGCCGGAGCGCATCGTCGACGTGGCCTGGTCCACCGGGTCGAGCGCCACGTTCCTGGTGCAGATCCAGGTCGAGGCGCTCGACCGCTCCCGTCTGCTGTCGGACATCACCCGGGTGCTGTCCGACAACCACGTCAACATCCTCTCGGCGAGCGTCTCGACCACCCAGGACCGCATCGCGATGTCCCGGTACGTGTTCGAGATGGCCGAGCCGGCGCACCTGGCGCAGGTGCTCTCCGCGGTGCGCAAGGTCGACGGAGTCTTCGACGTCTACCGCATCACCGGCGCCAAGGCCGCCGCCGCCCCGCACCTCCCGCCCCTGTAG
- the ruvA gene encoding Holliday junction branch migration protein RuvA, which produces MIASLTGVVEHVSLDRAVIDVGGVGYLVHATPGTLAGLRTGERARLFTTMVVREESMTLYAFTDDDERALFETAQSVSGVGPRIALAVLAVHTPDAVRRAVHTQDVKALTRVPGIGPKVAQRILLELGGKLGAPTGDGAAGSGATAGTGGDQRGKVVEALVGLGYPAKTADDAVARVLADGGTETVADADVAATLRATLRMMGGRRG; this is translated from the coding sequence GTGATCGCGTCGCTGACCGGGGTCGTGGAGCACGTCTCGCTCGACCGGGCCGTGATCGACGTCGGCGGCGTCGGCTACCTCGTGCACGCGACCCCCGGCACGCTGGCCGGGCTGCGCACGGGCGAGAGGGCGCGCCTGTTCACCACGATGGTGGTGCGCGAGGAGTCCATGACCCTGTACGCGTTCACCGACGACGACGAGCGCGCGCTCTTCGAGACCGCGCAGTCCGTCTCCGGGGTCGGCCCGCGCATTGCGCTCGCCGTCCTCGCGGTGCACACGCCCGACGCCGTCCGCCGCGCCGTGCACACGCAGGACGTCAAGGCGCTGACGCGGGTCCCGGGCATCGGCCCGAAGGTCGCCCAGCGCATCCTCCTGGAGCTCGGCGGCAAGCTCGGGGCACCGACGGGCGACGGCGCCGCCGGCTCCGGTGCGACCGCCGGGACGGGGGGCGACCAGCGCGGGAAGGTGGTCGAGGCGCTGGTCGGGCTCGGCTACCCCGCGAAGACCGCCGACGACGCCGTCGCGCGCGTGCTGGCGGACGGGGGCACGGAGACGGTCGCCGACGCCGACGTCGCCGCCACCCTGCGTGCGACCCTGCGGATGATGGGCGGACGCCGTGGCTGA
- the ruvB gene encoding Holliday junction branch migration DNA helicase RuvB, which produces MAEGRYEEPQFTSERLVAGGADDVERAAEAALRPKRLDEFVGQRVVRDQLSLVLQAALARGAAPDHVLLSGPPGLGKTTLAMIIASELNTSLRVTSGPAIQHAGDLAAVLSSLEEGEVLFIDEIHRLARPAEELLYVAMEDFRVDVIVGKGAGASAIPLALPPFTVVGATTRSGLLPAPLRDRFGFTGHLDFYDAADLERVIVRSAGLLGVELHHAAAHEIAGRSRGTPRIANRLLRRVRDWAQVRGDGRLDLAAAHAALDVYEVDPIGLDRLDRSVLDALCRRFGGGPVGLSTLAMTVGEEPDTVETVAEPYLVREGFVARTPRGRVATPLAWEHLGLVAPAGALGATAGTLFDATDGDAGTGHPL; this is translated from the coding sequence GTGGCTGAGGGGCGCTACGAGGAGCCGCAGTTCACCAGCGAACGCCTGGTCGCGGGCGGCGCCGACGACGTCGAACGTGCCGCCGAGGCGGCGCTGCGACCCAAGCGGCTCGACGAGTTCGTGGGCCAGCGGGTGGTGCGCGACCAGCTCTCCCTGGTTCTGCAGGCGGCGCTCGCGCGGGGCGCGGCACCCGATCACGTGCTGCTGTCCGGGCCGCCCGGGCTGGGCAAGACCACGCTGGCGATGATCATCGCCAGCGAGCTGAACACGTCGCTGCGCGTGACCTCCGGGCCCGCGATCCAGCACGCGGGCGACCTCGCGGCCGTGCTGTCGTCGTTGGAGGAGGGTGAGGTGCTGTTCATCGACGAGATCCACCGGCTCGCGCGCCCGGCCGAGGAGCTGCTGTACGTGGCGATGGAGGACTTCCGCGTCGACGTCATCGTGGGCAAGGGCGCGGGCGCCTCGGCGATCCCGCTGGCCCTGCCGCCGTTCACCGTCGTCGGCGCCACCACGCGCTCCGGGCTGCTGCCTGCACCGCTGCGCGACCGCTTCGGGTTCACCGGCCACCTGGACTTCTACGACGCCGCCGACCTCGAACGGGTGATCGTGCGCTCGGCCGGGCTGCTGGGCGTCGAGCTGCACCACGCGGCGGCGCACGAGATCGCCGGCCGCTCACGCGGTACCCCGCGCATCGCCAACCGCCTGCTGCGGCGCGTGCGCGACTGGGCGCAGGTGCGTGGCGACGGCCGCCTCGACCTGGCCGCCGCGCACGCCGCCCTGGACGTCTACGAGGTCGACCCGATCGGCCTGGACCGCCTCGACCGCTCGGTGCTCGACGCGCTGTGCCGCCGGTTCGGTGGCGGGCCCGTCGGCCTGTCGACGCTCGCGATGACGGTAGGGGAGGAGCCCGACACCGTCGAGACCGTCGCCGAGCCCTATCTGGTTCGCGAGGGGTTCGTCGCGCGCACCCCGCGGGGACGTGTCGCTACCCCGCTCGCGTGGGAGCACCTGGGCCTGGTGGCGCCCGCGGGGGCGCTCGGCGCGACGGCGGGCACGTTGTTCGACGCCACGGACGGCGATGCGGGAACTGGACACCCGCTTTAG